In the Helicoverpa armigera isolate CAAS_96S chromosome 28, ASM3070526v1, whole genome shotgun sequence genome, one interval contains:
- the Hppy gene encoding mitogen-activated protein kinase kinase kinase kinase 5 isoform X3 encodes MAHSGGVLSSDISRRNPQDEYELIQRIGSGTYGDVYKAKRLNGNNELAAIKVIKLEPGDDFAIIQQEILMMKDCRHPNIVAYYGSYLRRDKLWISMEYCGGGSLQDIYHVTGPLTELQIAYMCRETLTGLSYLHSMGKMHRDIKGANILLTECGDVKLADFGVSAQITATINKRKSFIGTPYWMAPEVAAVERKGGYNQLCDIWACGITAIELAELQPPMFELHPMRVLFLMSKSGFKPPSLKERERWSAVFHAFLKLALTKNPKKRPTADKLLQHAFFQQDMSKRLAIELLHKYSNPPSHCNTEPDEDTAMSNVPQRIASKHTGRGGRRVLAEQTQQRHSNNHVRPRSLLTDHGLPATTRPTSLIHDDAIATANRVRLMTGEGREPANRRSGVYDDSPIVDLDADDDLSVRSMPKVINFSAEVNRSCDGDTIKRSAYHRQSSEDWSVASLMSCPKHNPLTQDLSTDTMPSSEKSLLQYIDEELMLRATLPLTAETANMAQGGNTALSMHDQHLSQCIQLKQNFLNNSTANIYQNLTSTFQSPIGASRLSIDDPLCRKIGEDIMYVDQQENDHLDLQRNANCECGLCPKPEPRDNNTLSDLQRSVAKCSCDVCNSNGDILSYYRHCSNQNTDSGIVYCESCKKQKISVSNFRALQIANRLRISEDDKLQNGATDDDLCRKIDMSLNMEEKAFEHRKKHNRHHSDSVTAGIDLNQFCQCELDVKRKTSSVDEIFKMVDENGRDVKTEAIDEEVKTTQRQRSLSDSQRDKAKVDNKVVVVEGGTPPVPPRRGRSRRAHTPPRAAPNGLPPTPKVHMGACFSKVFNGCPLRINCTASWIHPDTRDQHILIGAEEGIYTLNLNELHETAMDQLCPRRTIWMHVIKDVLMSLSGNGKTASLYRHELLALSGSARGARSLRGLAPRLLPRRFANTTRVPDTRGCMRCAVARNPYNGYKYLCGATPAGLFLMQWYDPLRKFMLLKNIECVLPSPLLVFELMITPELEYPLLCVGATRKPLRLNLLNINSGATWFHSEELESCVGGSNTVIPRPERLHTLRAVHQLNKDSVLVCHENVVDIIPVLPPSWRHDDDKRRNKLLSRIQFDFNIDSIRECTGVTRGSCGQWGLVQCGC; translated from the exons GACATATACCACGTGACGGGACCTCTCACAGAGTTACAGATAGCCTACATGTGTCGAGAGACTCTGACCGGCCTGTCTTACCTCCACAGTATGGGCAAGATGCATCG CGACATAAAAGGCGCGAACATCCTACTGACGGAGTGCGGCGACGTGAAGCTGGCGGACTTCGGCGTGTCGGCGCAGATCACCGCCACCATCAACAAGAGGAAGTCCTTCATTGGGACGCCTTACTGGATGGCGCCGGAG GTGGCTGCGGTAGAACGAAAAGGAGGTTACAACCAGCTCTGTGATATTTGGGCCTGCGGGATCACTGCTATTG AGCTAGCAGAGCTGCAGCCCCCGATGTTCGAGCTGCACCCCATGCGGGTGCTGTTCCTCATGTCCAAGTCCGGCTTCAAGCCGCCCTCGCTGAAGGAGCGCGAGCGCTGGTCCGCCGTGTTCCACGCCTTCCTCAAGCTGGCGCTCACCAAGAACCCCAAGAAGAGGCCCACGGCTGATAAGTTGTTACAG CACGCGTTCTTTCAACAAGACATGAGCAAGCGGCTGGCAATAGAACTACTACACAAGTACTCCAACCCTCCCAGCCACTGCAATACCGAGCCTGATGAGGATACC GCCATGTCAAACGTACCACAACGCATAGCGTCAAAGCACACCGGCCGCGGCGGACGCCGAGTCCTCGCCGAACAAACGCAACAGCGCCACTCCAACAACCACGTGCGTCCGCGCAGTCTGCTCACCGACCACGGACTGCCCGCCACCACCCGTCCCACCTCTCTTATACACGACGACGCCATCGCCACGGCCAATCGCGTGCGGCTAATGACGGGGGAGGGGCGCGAACCGGCCAATAGGAGGTCCGGAGTCTATGATGATTCACCAATCGTTGATCTGGATGCCGATGATGACTTGAGTGTACGGTCTATGCCGAAAGTGATTAATTTTAGTGCGGAGGTTAATAGGAGTTGTGATGGGGATACTATTAAGAGGAGTG CGTACCACAGACAATCTAGTGAAGATTGGAGCGTAGCTTCACTCATGAGTTGTCCCAAACACAATCCTTTGACACAAGACTTGTCTACGGATACAATGCCATCTAGCGAGAA GAGCCTCTTGCAATATATCGATGAAGAGTTAATGCTCAG gGCAACTCTACCTTTAACGGCAGAAACCGCGAACATGGCGCAGGGTGGCAACACTGCGCTATCGATGCACGACCAACACCTATCGCAATGTATTCAGTTAAAACAGAATTTCCTCAACAATTCGACGGcgaatatttatcaaaatctcACGTCGACCTTCCAGAGTCCTATAGGTGCTTCTAGACTATCCATCGACGACCCTCTGTGCAGGAAAATAGGCGAAGATATCATGTACGTGGACCAACAAGAAAACGACCACTTGGACCTCCAGAGAAATGCTAACTGCGAATGTGGACTGTGCCCTAAACCGGAACCCAGAGACAATAACACTTTGAGCGATCTACAGAGGTCCGTAGCAAAATGTTCCTGTGACGTATGCAATTCTAACGGAGATATACTAAGTTACTACAGACACTGTTCAAACCAAAACACAGACTCAGGCATCGTTTACTGCGAAAGCtgtaaaaagcaaaaaatatcagTATCCAACTTCAGGGCGTTACAAATCGCAAATAGGTTACGAATTTCAGAAGACGATAAACTACAAAATGGAGCTACAGACGATGACTTGTGTAGAAAAATCGATATGAGCTTAAATATGGAAGAAAAGGCTTTTGAACATAGGAAAAAACATAATAGACACCATTCGGATTCGGTGACCGCTGGTATAGACTTGAATCAATTTTGTCAGTGTGAGCTTGACGTGAAAAGGAAAACTTCGTCCGTGGATGagattttcaaaatggtggACGAAAATGGGCGGGACGTGAAAACGGAGGCAATTGACGAAGAAGTTAAGACTACGCAGAGACAACGGAGCTTGTCTGACAGCCAGAGAGATAAGGCCAAAGTTGATAATAAGG TAGTGGTGGTAGAAGGAGGAACTCCCCCAGTGCCCCCGCGGCGGGGGAGATCACGCCGCGCCCACACACCCCCGCGCGCCGCCCCCAATGGCCTGCCCCCCACGCCTAAAGTGCATATGGGGGCATGCTTCTCTAAG GTGTTCAACGGATGTCCACTGAGGATCAACTGTACAGCTTCATGGATACATCCCGACACAAGAGATCAACACATACTAATAG GAGCGGAAGAAGGCATCTACACGTTGAACCTGAACGAGCTGCACGAGACGGCGATGGACCAGCTGTGTCCGCGCCGCACGATATGGATGCACGTCATCAAGGATGTGCTCATGTCGCTCTCCGGTAATG GTAAAACGGCATCACTATATCGTCACGAGTTGCTGGCTCTCTCAGGGTCAGCGCGAGGAGCTCGCTCCCTCAGAGGGTTAGCCCCGCGACTGCTGCCGCGACGCTTCGCCAATACTACACGCGTTCCTGATACTAGAG GTTGCATGCGTTGTGCGGTGGCCCGCAACCCGTACAACGGGTACAAGTACCTGTGCGGCGCCACGCCCGCGGGGCTGTTCCTCATGCAGTGGTACGACCCGCTCAGGAAGTTCATGCTGCTTAAG AACATAGAATGCGTGCTGCCGTCCCCGCTGCTGGTGTTCGAGCTGATGATCACGCCGGAGCTGGAGTACCCGCTGCTGTGCGTCGGCGCCACGCGCAAGCCGCTGCGCCTCAACCTGCTCAATATTAACTCTG GAGCGACGTGGTTCCACTCGGAGGAGCTGGAGTCGTGCGTGGGGGGCTCCAACACCGTCATCCCGCGCCCCGAGCGACTGCACACGCTCAGGGCTGTGCATCAGCTCAATAAGGATTCC GTGTTAGTATGCCACGAGAACGTAGTGGACATAATCCCGGTACTGCCGCCGTCATGGCGACACGACGACGACAAGCGCCGCAACAAGCTGCTGTCGCGGATACAGTTCGACTTCAACATCGACAGCATACGTGAGTGTACAGGGGTCACTAGGGGGTCATGTGGGCAGTGGGGTCTTGTACAATGTGGGTGTTAG
- the Hppy gene encoding mitogen-activated protein kinase kinase kinase kinase 5 isoform X2, which yields MAHSGGVLSSDISRRNPQDEYELIQRIGSGTYGDVYKAKRLNGNNELAAIKVIKLEPGDDFAIIQQEILMMKDCRHPNIVAYYGSYLRRDKLWISMEYCGGGSLQDIYHVTGPLTELQIAYMCRETLTGLSYLHSMGKMHRDIKGANILLTECGDVKLADFGVSAQITATINKRKSFIGTPYWMAPEVAAVERKGGYNQLCDIWACGITAIELAELQPPMFELHPMRVLFLMSKSGFKPPSLKERERWSAVFHAFLKLALTKNPKKRPTADKLLQHAFFQQDMSKRLAIELLHKYSNPPSHCNTEPDEDTAMSNVPQRIASKHTGRGGRRVLAEQTQQRHSNNHVRPRSLLTDHGLPATTRPTSLIHDDAIATANRVRLMTGEGREPANRRSGVYDDSPIVDLDADDDLSVRSMPKVINFSAEVNRSCDGDTIKRSAYHRQSSEDWSVASLMSCPKHNPLTQDLSTDTMPSSENKWCRVITGDDILNMSLRSLLQYIDEELMLRATLPLTAETANMAQGGNTALSMHDQHLSQCIQLKQNFLNNSTANIYQNLTSTFQSPIGASRLSIDDPLCRKIGEDIMYVDQQENDHLDLQRNANCECGLCPKPEPRDNNTLSDLQRSVAKCSCDVCNSNGDILSYYRHCSNQNTDSGIVYCESCKKQKISVSNFRALQIANRLRISEDDKLQNGATDDDLCRKIDMSLNMEEKAFEHRKKHNRHHSDSVTAGIDLNQFCQCELDVKRKTSSVDEIFKMVDENGRDVKTEAIDEEVKTTQRQRSLSDSQRDKAKVDNKVVVEGGTPPVPPRRGRSRRAHTPPRAAPNGLPPTPKVHMGACFSKVFNGCPLRINCTASWIHPDTRDQHILIGAEEGIYTLNLNELHETAMDQLCPRRTIWMHVIKDVLMSLSGNGKTASLYRHELLALSGSARGARSLRGLAPRLLPRRFANTTRVPDTRGCMRCAVARNPYNGYKYLCGATPAGLFLMQWYDPLRKFMLLKNIECVLPSPLLVFELMITPELEYPLLCVGATRKPLRLNLLNINSGATWFHSEELESCVGGSNTVIPRPERLHTLRAVHQLNKDSVLVCHENVVDIIPVLPPSWRHDDDKRRNKLLSRIQFDFNIDSIRECTGVTRGSCGQWGLVQCGC from the exons GACATATACCACGTGACGGGACCTCTCACAGAGTTACAGATAGCCTACATGTGTCGAGAGACTCTGACCGGCCTGTCTTACCTCCACAGTATGGGCAAGATGCATCG CGACATAAAAGGCGCGAACATCCTACTGACGGAGTGCGGCGACGTGAAGCTGGCGGACTTCGGCGTGTCGGCGCAGATCACCGCCACCATCAACAAGAGGAAGTCCTTCATTGGGACGCCTTACTGGATGGCGCCGGAG GTGGCTGCGGTAGAACGAAAAGGAGGTTACAACCAGCTCTGTGATATTTGGGCCTGCGGGATCACTGCTATTG AGCTAGCAGAGCTGCAGCCCCCGATGTTCGAGCTGCACCCCATGCGGGTGCTGTTCCTCATGTCCAAGTCCGGCTTCAAGCCGCCCTCGCTGAAGGAGCGCGAGCGCTGGTCCGCCGTGTTCCACGCCTTCCTCAAGCTGGCGCTCACCAAGAACCCCAAGAAGAGGCCCACGGCTGATAAGTTGTTACAG CACGCGTTCTTTCAACAAGACATGAGCAAGCGGCTGGCAATAGAACTACTACACAAGTACTCCAACCCTCCCAGCCACTGCAATACCGAGCCTGATGAGGATACC GCCATGTCAAACGTACCACAACGCATAGCGTCAAAGCACACCGGCCGCGGCGGACGCCGAGTCCTCGCCGAACAAACGCAACAGCGCCACTCCAACAACCACGTGCGTCCGCGCAGTCTGCTCACCGACCACGGACTGCCCGCCACCACCCGTCCCACCTCTCTTATACACGACGACGCCATCGCCACGGCCAATCGCGTGCGGCTAATGACGGGGGAGGGGCGCGAACCGGCCAATAGGAGGTCCGGAGTCTATGATGATTCACCAATCGTTGATCTGGATGCCGATGATGACTTGAGTGTACGGTCTATGCCGAAAGTGATTAATTTTAGTGCGGAGGTTAATAGGAGTTGTGATGGGGATACTATTAAGAGGAGTG CGTACCACAGACAATCTAGTGAAGATTGGAGCGTAGCTTCACTCATGAGTTGTCCCAAACACAATCCTTTGACACAAGACTTGTCTACGGATACAATGCCATCTAGCGAGAA caagTGGTGTCGGGTGATCACGGGTGATGATATTTTGAACATGAGTTTaag GAGCCTCTTGCAATATATCGATGAAGAGTTAATGCTCAG gGCAACTCTACCTTTAACGGCAGAAACCGCGAACATGGCGCAGGGTGGCAACACTGCGCTATCGATGCACGACCAACACCTATCGCAATGTATTCAGTTAAAACAGAATTTCCTCAACAATTCGACGGcgaatatttatcaaaatctcACGTCGACCTTCCAGAGTCCTATAGGTGCTTCTAGACTATCCATCGACGACCCTCTGTGCAGGAAAATAGGCGAAGATATCATGTACGTGGACCAACAAGAAAACGACCACTTGGACCTCCAGAGAAATGCTAACTGCGAATGTGGACTGTGCCCTAAACCGGAACCCAGAGACAATAACACTTTGAGCGATCTACAGAGGTCCGTAGCAAAATGTTCCTGTGACGTATGCAATTCTAACGGAGATATACTAAGTTACTACAGACACTGTTCAAACCAAAACACAGACTCAGGCATCGTTTACTGCGAAAGCtgtaaaaagcaaaaaatatcagTATCCAACTTCAGGGCGTTACAAATCGCAAATAGGTTACGAATTTCAGAAGACGATAAACTACAAAATGGAGCTACAGACGATGACTTGTGTAGAAAAATCGATATGAGCTTAAATATGGAAGAAAAGGCTTTTGAACATAGGAAAAAACATAATAGACACCATTCGGATTCGGTGACCGCTGGTATAGACTTGAATCAATTTTGTCAGTGTGAGCTTGACGTGAAAAGGAAAACTTCGTCCGTGGATGagattttcaaaatggtggACGAAAATGGGCGGGACGTGAAAACGGAGGCAATTGACGAAGAAGTTAAGACTACGCAGAGACAACGGAGCTTGTCTGACAGCCAGAGAGATAAGGCCAAAGTTGATAATAAGG TGGTGGTAGAAGGAGGAACTCCCCCAGTGCCCCCGCGGCGGGGGAGATCACGCCGCGCCCACACACCCCCGCGCGCCGCCCCCAATGGCCTGCCCCCCACGCCTAAAGTGCATATGGGGGCATGCTTCTCTAAG GTGTTCAACGGATGTCCACTGAGGATCAACTGTACAGCTTCATGGATACATCCCGACACAAGAGATCAACACATACTAATAG GAGCGGAAGAAGGCATCTACACGTTGAACCTGAACGAGCTGCACGAGACGGCGATGGACCAGCTGTGTCCGCGCCGCACGATATGGATGCACGTCATCAAGGATGTGCTCATGTCGCTCTCCGGTAATG GTAAAACGGCATCACTATATCGTCACGAGTTGCTGGCTCTCTCAGGGTCAGCGCGAGGAGCTCGCTCCCTCAGAGGGTTAGCCCCGCGACTGCTGCCGCGACGCTTCGCCAATACTACACGCGTTCCTGATACTAGAG GTTGCATGCGTTGTGCGGTGGCCCGCAACCCGTACAACGGGTACAAGTACCTGTGCGGCGCCACGCCCGCGGGGCTGTTCCTCATGCAGTGGTACGACCCGCTCAGGAAGTTCATGCTGCTTAAG AACATAGAATGCGTGCTGCCGTCCCCGCTGCTGGTGTTCGAGCTGATGATCACGCCGGAGCTGGAGTACCCGCTGCTGTGCGTCGGCGCCACGCGCAAGCCGCTGCGCCTCAACCTGCTCAATATTAACTCTG GAGCGACGTGGTTCCACTCGGAGGAGCTGGAGTCGTGCGTGGGGGGCTCCAACACCGTCATCCCGCGCCCCGAGCGACTGCACACGCTCAGGGCTGTGCATCAGCTCAATAAGGATTCC GTGTTAGTATGCCACGAGAACGTAGTGGACATAATCCCGGTACTGCCGCCGTCATGGCGACACGACGACGACAAGCGCCGCAACAAGCTGCTGTCGCGGATACAGTTCGACTTCAACATCGACAGCATACGTGAGTGTACAGGGGTCACTAGGGGGTCATGTGGGCAGTGGGGTCTTGTACAATGTGGGTGTTAG
- the Hppy gene encoding mitogen-activated protein kinase kinase kinase kinase 5 isoform X5 — MAHSGGVLSSDISRRNPQDEYELIQRIGSGTYGDVYKAKRLNGNNELAAIKVIKLEPGDDFAIIQQEILMMKDCRHPNIVAYYGSYLRRDKLWISMEYCGGGSLQDIYHVTGPLTELQIAYMCRETLTGLSYLHSMGKMHRDIKGANILLTECGDVKLADFGVSAQITATINKRKSFIGTPYWMAPEVAAVERKGGYNQLCDIWACGITAIELAELQPPMFELHPMRVLFLMSKSGFKPPSLKERERWSAVFHAFLKLALTKNPKKRPTADKLLQHAFFQQDMSKRLAIELLHKYSNPPSHCNTEPDEDTAMSNVPQRIASKHTGRGGRRVLAEQTQQRHSNNHVRPRSLLTDHGLPATTRPTSLIHDDAIATANRVRLMTGEGREPANRRSGVYDDSPIVDLDADDDLSVRSMPKVINFSAEVNRSCDGDTIKRSAYHRQSSEDWSVASLMSCPKHNPLTQDLSTDTMPSSEKATLPLTAETANMAQGGNTALSMHDQHLSQCIQLKQNFLNNSTANIYQNLTSTFQSPIGASRLSIDDPLCRKIGEDIMYVDQQENDHLDLQRNANCECGLCPKPEPRDNNTLSDLQRSVAKCSCDVCNSNGDILSYYRHCSNQNTDSGIVYCESCKKQKISVSNFRALQIANRLRISEDDKLQNGATDDDLCRKIDMSLNMEEKAFEHRKKHNRHHSDSVTAGIDLNQFCQCELDVKRKTSSVDEIFKMVDENGRDVKTEAIDEEVKTTQRQRSLSDSQRDKAKVDNKVVVVEGGTPPVPPRRGRSRRAHTPPRAAPNGLPPTPKVHMGACFSKVFNGCPLRINCTASWIHPDTRDQHILIGAEEGIYTLNLNELHETAMDQLCPRRTIWMHVIKDVLMSLSGNGKTASLYRHELLALSGSARGARSLRGLAPRLLPRRFANTTRVPDTRGCMRCAVARNPYNGYKYLCGATPAGLFLMQWYDPLRKFMLLKNIECVLPSPLLVFELMITPELEYPLLCVGATRKPLRLNLLNINSGATWFHSEELESCVGGSNTVIPRPERLHTLRAVHQLNKDSVLVCHENVVDIIPVLPPSWRHDDDKRRNKLLSRIQFDFNIDSIRECTGVTRGSCGQWGLVQCGC, encoded by the exons GACATATACCACGTGACGGGACCTCTCACAGAGTTACAGATAGCCTACATGTGTCGAGAGACTCTGACCGGCCTGTCTTACCTCCACAGTATGGGCAAGATGCATCG CGACATAAAAGGCGCGAACATCCTACTGACGGAGTGCGGCGACGTGAAGCTGGCGGACTTCGGCGTGTCGGCGCAGATCACCGCCACCATCAACAAGAGGAAGTCCTTCATTGGGACGCCTTACTGGATGGCGCCGGAG GTGGCTGCGGTAGAACGAAAAGGAGGTTACAACCAGCTCTGTGATATTTGGGCCTGCGGGATCACTGCTATTG AGCTAGCAGAGCTGCAGCCCCCGATGTTCGAGCTGCACCCCATGCGGGTGCTGTTCCTCATGTCCAAGTCCGGCTTCAAGCCGCCCTCGCTGAAGGAGCGCGAGCGCTGGTCCGCCGTGTTCCACGCCTTCCTCAAGCTGGCGCTCACCAAGAACCCCAAGAAGAGGCCCACGGCTGATAAGTTGTTACAG CACGCGTTCTTTCAACAAGACATGAGCAAGCGGCTGGCAATAGAACTACTACACAAGTACTCCAACCCTCCCAGCCACTGCAATACCGAGCCTGATGAGGATACC GCCATGTCAAACGTACCACAACGCATAGCGTCAAAGCACACCGGCCGCGGCGGACGCCGAGTCCTCGCCGAACAAACGCAACAGCGCCACTCCAACAACCACGTGCGTCCGCGCAGTCTGCTCACCGACCACGGACTGCCCGCCACCACCCGTCCCACCTCTCTTATACACGACGACGCCATCGCCACGGCCAATCGCGTGCGGCTAATGACGGGGGAGGGGCGCGAACCGGCCAATAGGAGGTCCGGAGTCTATGATGATTCACCAATCGTTGATCTGGATGCCGATGATGACTTGAGTGTACGGTCTATGCCGAAAGTGATTAATTTTAGTGCGGAGGTTAATAGGAGTTGTGATGGGGATACTATTAAGAGGAGTG CGTACCACAGACAATCTAGTGAAGATTGGAGCGTAGCTTCACTCATGAGTTGTCCCAAACACAATCCTTTGACACAAGACTTGTCTACGGATACAATGCCATCTAGCGAGAA gGCAACTCTACCTTTAACGGCAGAAACCGCGAACATGGCGCAGGGTGGCAACACTGCGCTATCGATGCACGACCAACACCTATCGCAATGTATTCAGTTAAAACAGAATTTCCTCAACAATTCGACGGcgaatatttatcaaaatctcACGTCGACCTTCCAGAGTCCTATAGGTGCTTCTAGACTATCCATCGACGACCCTCTGTGCAGGAAAATAGGCGAAGATATCATGTACGTGGACCAACAAGAAAACGACCACTTGGACCTCCAGAGAAATGCTAACTGCGAATGTGGACTGTGCCCTAAACCGGAACCCAGAGACAATAACACTTTGAGCGATCTACAGAGGTCCGTAGCAAAATGTTCCTGTGACGTATGCAATTCTAACGGAGATATACTAAGTTACTACAGACACTGTTCAAACCAAAACACAGACTCAGGCATCGTTTACTGCGAAAGCtgtaaaaagcaaaaaatatcagTATCCAACTTCAGGGCGTTACAAATCGCAAATAGGTTACGAATTTCAGAAGACGATAAACTACAAAATGGAGCTACAGACGATGACTTGTGTAGAAAAATCGATATGAGCTTAAATATGGAAGAAAAGGCTTTTGAACATAGGAAAAAACATAATAGACACCATTCGGATTCGGTGACCGCTGGTATAGACTTGAATCAATTTTGTCAGTGTGAGCTTGACGTGAAAAGGAAAACTTCGTCCGTGGATGagattttcaaaatggtggACGAAAATGGGCGGGACGTGAAAACGGAGGCAATTGACGAAGAAGTTAAGACTACGCAGAGACAACGGAGCTTGTCTGACAGCCAGAGAGATAAGGCCAAAGTTGATAATAAGG TAGTGGTGGTAGAAGGAGGAACTCCCCCAGTGCCCCCGCGGCGGGGGAGATCACGCCGCGCCCACACACCCCCGCGCGCCGCCCCCAATGGCCTGCCCCCCACGCCTAAAGTGCATATGGGGGCATGCTTCTCTAAG GTGTTCAACGGATGTCCACTGAGGATCAACTGTACAGCTTCATGGATACATCCCGACACAAGAGATCAACACATACTAATAG GAGCGGAAGAAGGCATCTACACGTTGAACCTGAACGAGCTGCACGAGACGGCGATGGACCAGCTGTGTCCGCGCCGCACGATATGGATGCACGTCATCAAGGATGTGCTCATGTCGCTCTCCGGTAATG GTAAAACGGCATCACTATATCGTCACGAGTTGCTGGCTCTCTCAGGGTCAGCGCGAGGAGCTCGCTCCCTCAGAGGGTTAGCCCCGCGACTGCTGCCGCGACGCTTCGCCAATACTACACGCGTTCCTGATACTAGAG GTTGCATGCGTTGTGCGGTGGCCCGCAACCCGTACAACGGGTACAAGTACCTGTGCGGCGCCACGCCCGCGGGGCTGTTCCTCATGCAGTGGTACGACCCGCTCAGGAAGTTCATGCTGCTTAAG AACATAGAATGCGTGCTGCCGTCCCCGCTGCTGGTGTTCGAGCTGATGATCACGCCGGAGCTGGAGTACCCGCTGCTGTGCGTCGGCGCCACGCGCAAGCCGCTGCGCCTCAACCTGCTCAATATTAACTCTG GAGCGACGTGGTTCCACTCGGAGGAGCTGGAGTCGTGCGTGGGGGGCTCCAACACCGTCATCCCGCGCCCCGAGCGACTGCACACGCTCAGGGCTGTGCATCAGCTCAATAAGGATTCC GTGTTAGTATGCCACGAGAACGTAGTGGACATAATCCCGGTACTGCCGCCGTCATGGCGACACGACGACGACAAGCGCCGCAACAAGCTGCTGTCGCGGATACAGTTCGACTTCAACATCGACAGCATACGTGAGTGTACAGGGGTCACTAGGGGGTCATGTGGGCAGTGGGGTCTTGTACAATGTGGGTGTTAG